In the genome of Persephonella sp. KM09-Lau-8, one region contains:
- a CDS encoding LysR family transcriptional regulator has protein sequence MEVLDYHKLKIFKTVADTKSFSKAAELLFLSQPTVTLQIKKIENYLGITLFRRDKKGVILTKEGEIFYKYISKILEDYDLLEEGLSDLKENLQRSLRIGASTTIGDFLLPDILPEFLKGKTDIKVSLFVGNSKEIEEGILSKTFYIGLLEDEVHSNKYEIIEFFNDEIILIASQNTDIPDEIDIKDLKKYKFIFRETGSGTRNIVEKTLEKKGIKIKPDMEISSSKAIARFVSNSEYLSFVSKLVVKNLLGTHLKEVKINGVEFTRKFYCITQKNIRLPKIDREFVSYLLNLK, from the coding sequence ATGGAAGTTCTTGATTATCACAAACTTAAAATTTTCAAAACTGTAGCAGACACAAAAAGTTTTTCAAAAGCAGCAGAACTGCTGTTTTTGTCCCAGCCTACTGTTACATTGCAAATAAAAAAGATAGAAAATTATCTGGGAATTACACTTTTTAGAAGAGATAAAAAAGGAGTTATTCTTACAAAAGAAGGAGAAATTTTTTATAAATATATCTCAAAAATACTGGAAGATTATGACCTCCTTGAAGAAGGACTTTCTGACCTTAAGGAAAATTTACAGAGAAGCCTCAGAATTGGCGCCAGCACAACAATAGGTGATTTTTTGCTTCCTGACATACTCCCTGAATTTCTCAAGGGAAAAACAGACATAAAAGTTAGTCTTTTTGTTGGAAATTCTAAAGAAATAGAGGAAGGAATTCTGTCAAAAACCTTTTATATTGGGCTTTTAGAAGATGAGGTTCATTCAAATAAATATGAGATTATAGAGTTTTTTAATGACGAGATAATTTTGATTGCTTCTCAGAATACAGATATTCCAGATGAGATAGACATAAAAGACCTTAAAAAATATAAATTTATCTTTAGAGAAACAGGTTCAGGAACAAGAAATATTGTTGAGAAAACACTGGAAAAGAAAGGAATTAAAATTAAACCTGATATGGAAATCAGCAGCAGCAAAGCCATAGCAAGATTTGTTTCCAATTCTGAATACTTATCTTTTGTTTCAAAGTTAGTAGTTAAAAATCTCCTTGGAACTCATTTGAAAGAGGTCAAAATTAACGGGGTTGAATTTACAAGGAAGTTTTATTGCATAACCCAGAAAAATATAAGACTGCCCAAAATAGACAGGGAGTTTGTTTCATATTTATTAAATCTTAAATAA